Proteins found in one Methanofastidiosum sp. genomic segment:
- a CDS encoding nicotinamide-nucleotide adenylyltransferase, translating into MSRGLFIGRFQPFHKGHYNAIKDILKVEDEVIICVAASQFSYSISNPFSCGERIEMILRSVRDIRDKVIVLSSPNIENNSLWVENIIDSFPSFDKVYTNNTLVRLLWEKRGYKVSQFNFYQKEGYNGTIIRNLISQGKNWGDLVPVETKKYIKEINGEKRIKEILKIEDKLREGAL; encoded by the coding sequence ATGAGTAGAGGTCTATTTATAGGAAGATTCCAGCCATTTCATAAAGGCCATTATAATGCAATAAAGGACATTCTCAAAGTTGAAGATGAAGTCATTATTTGTGTTGCAGCATCTCAATTTTCCTATTCTATTTCAAATCCTTTTTCTTGTGGGGAAAGGATTGAGATGATCTTGCGCTCTGTGAGGGATATAAGAGATAAAGTAATAGTATTATCAAGTCCGAATATAGAAAATAATTCTTTATGGGTTGAGAATATTATAGATTCATTTCCTTCCTTTGATAAAGTCTATACAAATAATACTTTAGTAAGATTGCTTTGGGAAAAGAGAGGCTACAAAGTATCTCAATTTAATTTCTACCAAAAAGAAGGGTATAATGGGACAATTATTAGAAATTTGATTTCTCAAGGAAAAAATTGGGGAGACCTAGTACCTGTTGAAACAAAGAAATATATCAAAGAAATTAATGGAGAAAAAAGAATAAAGGAAATTCTAAAAATTGAAGATAAGTTAAGAGAAGGCGCCCTCTAA
- a CDS encoding polysaccharide deacetylase family protein, with amino-acid sequence MKKIIITAFFISLLILISYSELFNKAEIKGTYVLFTVDTEYDFPPVLDTEIGLDQGIPILLSIFKEHNVKATFLVTGEVADNRPDILNKIYQNGHEIGSHSYHHKSIKAQTATEIQNEITLSTKAIENVIGERPVSFRAPGHSACNDLMTILHENGYLVEASADKINYYPYHPDENDWTLEGNMSILRVPVSHTPSYFYPPTTYNRSWIDCFNKVVSSQSDKNPKIVVIGLHPWELVEIEAPEEYQSYTRVCGNYTIENLTSLLDYLDGQDVTYVTLEELYYILNS; translated from the coding sequence ATGAAAAAGATTATAATCACTGCTTTTTTCATCTCGTTATTAATTTTGATTAGCTATTCTGAACTTTTCAATAAAGCAGAGATTAAAGGAACTTATGTTTTATTTACCGTGGATACAGAATATGACTTTCCTCCAGTGCTTGATACTGAAATTGGTCTTGATCAGGGTATTCCAATCCTACTTTCTATTTTTAAGGAACATAATGTAAAAGCCACTTTTCTTGTAACGGGGGAAGTAGCAGATAATAGACCAGATATATTAAATAAAATATATCAAAATGGCCATGAAATAGGTTCTCACAGCTATCATCATAAATCTATCAAAGCCCAGACTGCAACAGAGATACAAAATGAGATAACCCTCTCAACAAAAGCAATTGAAAATGTAATAGGAGAACGTCCAGTTTCATTTAGAGCTCCAGGCCATAGTGCATGCAATGATTTAATGACTATACTCCACGAAAATGGGTATCTAGTTGAAGCGTCTGCTGACAAAATAAATTATTATCCTTATCACCCTGATGAAAACGACTGGACTTTGGAAGGGAATATGAGCATTCTTAGAGTTCCAGTTTCACATACTCCTTCATATTTTTACCCCCCAACTACATACAATCGATCGTGGATTGATTGTTTCAATAAGGTAGTAAGTTCACAATCAGACAAAAACCCAAAAATTGTAGTTATAGGACTTCACCCATGGGAGCTAGTTGAAATAGAAGCGCCAGAAGAATATCAAAGCTATACTAGGGTTTGCGGAAATTATACCATTGAAAATCTGACTTCTCTCTTGGACTATTTAGATGGGCAAGATGTAACCTATGTTACTTTAGAAGAGCTTTATTATATATTAAATAGCTAA